In Labrys wisconsinensis, a single genomic region encodes these proteins:
- a CDS encoding ABC transporter substrate-binding protein has product MKFLAKIGLSLTALLLAGAAARAETITVATVNNDDMIIMQKLSSEWEKATGNKVNWVVLEENVLRQRVTTDIATKAGQFDIVTIGAYETPIWGKAGWLASLSDLGDDYDYKDVFEPLRNGLSVDGKLYAVPFYAESSFTLYRKDLFEKAGLTMPEQPTWDQIAEFADKLTDKSKEQYGICLRGKPGWGENMGLITTIVNTFGGRWFDMDWKPQLTSDPWKEAVKFYVDLLKRDGPPGATSNGFNENQALFASGKCAIWVDATSAAGRLYNKATSKVGDVLAFAQPPIKVTPKGAGWFWAWSLAVPSSTKKLDVAKSFVKWATSKDYVTRVGETQGWVAAPPGTRQSTYDNPEYKKAAPFADMVLKSILTADPTNATKDPVPYKGIQFVAIPEFQGIGTSVGQAIASILAGQQPEDAALGAAQDDVTQTMQQAGYIK; this is encoded by the coding sequence ATGAAATTCCTGGCCAAGATCGGCCTGTCGCTGACGGCGCTGCTGCTTGCGGGTGCCGCGGCGCGGGCCGAGACCATCACCGTCGCCACCGTCAACAACGACGACATGATCATCATGCAGAAGCTCTCCTCGGAGTGGGAGAAGGCGACCGGCAACAAGGTCAACTGGGTGGTGCTCGAAGAGAACGTGCTGCGTCAGCGCGTGACCACCGATATCGCGACCAAGGCAGGTCAGTTCGACATCGTCACCATCGGCGCCTATGAAACGCCGATCTGGGGCAAGGCCGGCTGGCTCGCCTCGCTCAGCGATCTCGGCGACGACTACGACTACAAGGATGTGTTCGAACCGCTGCGCAACGGCCTCTCGGTCGACGGCAAGCTTTATGCGGTGCCCTTCTACGCCGAGAGCTCCTTCACGCTCTATCGCAAGGACCTGTTCGAGAAGGCCGGGCTGACCATGCCCGAGCAGCCGACCTGGGACCAGATCGCCGAGTTCGCCGACAAGCTCACCGACAAGTCGAAGGAGCAATACGGCATCTGCCTGCGCGGCAAGCCGGGCTGGGGCGAGAACATGGGGCTGATCACCACGATCGTGAACACGTTCGGCGGGCGCTGGTTCGACATGGACTGGAAGCCGCAGCTGACCTCCGATCCCTGGAAGGAGGCCGTCAAGTTCTATGTCGACCTGCTGAAGCGCGACGGGCCGCCGGGCGCCACCTCCAACGGCTTCAACGAGAACCAGGCTCTGTTCGCCAGCGGCAAATGCGCCATCTGGGTGGACGCGACCTCGGCTGCCGGCCGCCTCTACAACAAGGCGACGTCGAAGGTCGGCGATGTGCTGGCCTTTGCCCAGCCGCCCATCAAGGTGACGCCGAAGGGCGCGGGCTGGTTCTGGGCCTGGTCGCTGGCCGTGCCGTCCTCCACCAAGAAGCTCGATGTGGCCAAGTCCTTCGTCAAGTGGGCCACCTCCAAGGACTATGTCACCCGCGTCGGCGAGACGCAGGGCTGGGTTGCCGCTCCGCCCGGCACGCGCCAGTCGACCTATGACAATCCGGAGTACAAGAAGGCTGCTCCCTTCGCCGACATGGTGCTGAAGTCGATCCTGACCGCCGATCCCACCAACGCCACGAAGGACCCGGTGCCGTACAAGGGCATCCAGTTCGTGGCGATCCCGGAATTCCAGGGCATCGGCACGTCAGTCGGACAGGCCATCGCCTCGATCCTCGCCGGCCAGCAGCCCGAGGACGCAGCCCTCGGTGCCGCGCAGGATGACGTAACCCAGACGATGCAGCAGGCCGGCTACATCAAGTAG
- a CDS encoding ABC transporter substrate-binding protein, translated as MRKLFAGLTGLSRAGALALGLAAAAAGSSGAGAETANIWVRADGSNFMPRVVEAFNKSHGDQIKLDIIPNAEIIPKYGAAVAGGTAPDALSLDLIYTPAFSAAGELEDITDWAKSLPYFDRLSPAHVKTGTYKGRIYGLPFSADSSVLIWNKKLFKQAGLDPEKGPTSWAEIAADAAKVNALGGDIKGFYFSGNCGGCNIFTFTPLVWASGGDILNDDGSKAELDSPQLRGAIDLYRGMVKNGYVPEGAATDTGANFFAAFATGKVGIAPSGAFAIGALNTQYPDIDYGITFLPGKDGGWSSFAGGDNLVVTKGTKKIAVVKAFLDYAYSLEGQTILAKYGSLPVRGDIAEAALKELDPRYKVAAEAMAKGRTPYTVVFNDLINSANGPWAQMINEVMFGDDVDGSIANAQATMQSIIDAAEKK; from the coding sequence ATGAGGAAGCTCTTTGCCGGGCTCACCGGCTTATCGAGGGCGGGCGCGCTGGCGCTCGGCCTGGCCGCCGCCGCGGCGGGCTCGTCCGGCGCCGGCGCCGAGACCGCCAACATCTGGGTGCGCGCCGACGGCTCCAACTTCATGCCGCGCGTGGTCGAGGCCTTCAACAAGAGCCACGGCGACCAGATCAAGCTCGACATCATCCCCAATGCCGAGATCATCCCGAAATACGGGGCGGCGGTGGCCGGCGGCACGGCGCCCGACGCGCTGTCGCTCGACCTGATCTACACCCCGGCCTTCTCCGCCGCCGGCGAGCTGGAGGACATCACCGACTGGGCGAAGTCCCTGCCCTATTTCGACCGGCTGTCGCCGGCCCACGTCAAGACCGGCACCTACAAGGGCCGGATCTACGGCCTGCCCTTCTCCGCCGACAGCTCGGTGCTGATCTGGAACAAGAAGCTGTTCAAGCAGGCCGGCCTCGATCCGGAGAAGGGACCGACGAGCTGGGCCGAGATCGCAGCCGACGCGGCCAAGGTCAACGCCCTCGGGGGCGACATCAAGGGCTTCTACTTCTCCGGCAATTGCGGCGGGTGCAACATCTTCACCTTCACGCCGCTGGTCTGGGCCTCGGGCGGCGACATCCTCAACGATGACGGCTCCAAGGCCGAGCTCGACAGCCCGCAACTGCGCGGCGCCATCGACCTCTACCGCGGCATGGTCAAGAACGGCTACGTGCCGGAAGGCGCCGCCACCGATACCGGCGCCAATTTCTTCGCCGCCTTCGCCACCGGCAAGGTCGGCATCGCCCCCTCGGGCGCCTTCGCCATCGGCGCGCTCAACACCCAATATCCCGACATCGACTACGGCATCACCTTCCTGCCCGGCAAGGACGGCGGCTGGTCCTCCTTCGCCGGCGGCGACAACCTGGTGGTGACCAAGGGCACGAAGAAGATCGCCGTGGTCAAGGCCTTCCTCGACTATGCCTATTCCCTGGAGGGCCAGACCATCCTGGCCAAGTATGGCAGCCTGCCGGTGCGCGGCGACATCGCCGAGGCCGCGCTGAAGGAGCTCGACCCGCGCTACAAGGTGGCGGCCGAGGCGATGGCCAAGGGCCGGACGCCCTACACCGTGGTGTTCAACGACCTGATCAACTCGGCCAACGGCCCCTGGGCCCAGATGATCAACGAGGTGATGTTCGGCGACGACGTCGACGGCTCCATCGCCAACGCCCAGGCCACCATGCAGTCGATCATCGACGCGGCCGAAAAGAAATAG
- a CDS encoding glycoside hydrolase family 127 protein — protein sequence MTQADAAAAPRARFRPPAVPDVEVRGFWGARIDAVASRTADILYQRCVEAGMLEQIDPDRPVPAQSIPFHLDHDFTASTVTTQMFWDSDLGKTIETAAYSLYRRPNPALEAKVDAVIDMYARLQQPDGYLSSWYQRMQPGRRWTNLRDCHELYCAGHLIEGAVAYYQATGKRKLLDVMCRYVDHIISVFGPGGQEGYCGHEEIELALVKLARVTGDERYMALAKTFIDRRGQEPHYFDGEARARGDEPKTFHFKTYEYNQSHEPVRDQDKVVGHAVRAMYLYSGMADIATEYGDDSLRVALDRLWDDLHSKRLYVTGGLGPSADNEGFTADYDLPNESAYAETCAAVGLAFWASRMLGMGPNARYADSMELALYNGAISGLSLDGATFFYENPLESRGDHHRWTWHRCPCCPPNIARLTASIGSYIYGVADDAVAVHLYGDSTARLEVGGHPVRLTQASRYPWDGAVRIEVTVEAPTRFTLHLRIPGWCPQARLAVNGGAVDLAAATRNGYATIERDWQNGDSVTLDLAMPVQRLYANPQVRQDAGRVALRRGPLIYCLEAVDNPVPPSRIRLPRQARFEARFEPDLLGGATVLAGEAEAEAVQDWDGALYRSEPPAAEPVPIRAVPYFAWDNREPGEMQVWLRGG from the coding sequence ATGACCCAGGCCGACGCCGCCGCCGCGCCCCGCGCCCGCTTCCGCCCGCCCGCCGTGCCCGATGTCGAGGTGCGCGGCTTCTGGGGCGCGCGGATCGACGCGGTCGCCTCCCGCACCGCCGACATCCTCTACCAGCGCTGCGTCGAGGCCGGCATGCTGGAGCAGATCGACCCGGACCGGCCGGTGCCGGCCCAGAGCATCCCCTTCCACCTCGACCACGACTTTACGGCCTCGACGGTCACCACCCAGATGTTCTGGGATTCCGACCTCGGCAAGACCATCGAGACCGCCGCCTATTCGCTCTATCGCCGGCCCAATCCGGCGCTCGAGGCCAAGGTCGACGCCGTCATCGACATGTATGCCAGGCTGCAGCAGCCGGACGGCTATCTCTCCAGCTGGTACCAGCGCATGCAGCCCGGCCGGCGCTGGACCAACCTGCGCGACTGCCACGAGCTCTACTGCGCCGGTCACCTCATCGAGGGCGCGGTCGCCTATTATCAGGCGACGGGCAAGCGCAAGCTGCTCGACGTGATGTGCCGCTATGTCGACCACATCATCTCCGTGTTCGGTCCCGGCGGGCAGGAGGGCTATTGCGGCCACGAGGAGATCGAGCTCGCCCTGGTCAAGCTCGCCCGAGTGACCGGCGACGAGCGCTATATGGCGCTCGCCAAGACCTTCATCGACCGGCGCGGCCAGGAGCCGCATTATTTCGACGGGGAGGCGCGGGCCCGCGGCGACGAACCGAAGACGTTCCACTTCAAGACCTACGAGTACAACCAGTCGCACGAGCCGGTGCGCGACCAGGACAAGGTCGTCGGCCATGCCGTGCGCGCCATGTATCTCTATTCCGGCATGGCTGACATCGCCACCGAGTACGGCGACGACAGCCTGCGCGTCGCGCTCGACCGGCTCTGGGACGACCTCCATTCCAAGCGGCTCTACGTCACCGGCGGGCTCGGCCCCTCCGCCGACAACGAAGGCTTCACCGCCGACTACGATCTGCCGAACGAGAGCGCCTATGCCGAGACCTGCGCCGCCGTGGGCCTGGCGTTCTGGGCGAGCCGCATGCTCGGCATGGGCCCGAACGCGCGCTATGCCGACTCCATGGAGCTCGCCCTCTACAACGGCGCCATCTCCGGCCTCTCCCTCGACGGGGCGACCTTCTTCTACGAGAACCCGCTGGAGAGCCGCGGCGACCACCACCGCTGGACCTGGCACCGCTGCCCCTGCTGCCCGCCCAACATCGCCCGGCTGACCGCCTCGATCGGCAGCTACATCTACGGCGTCGCCGATGACGCCGTCGCCGTGCATCTCTACGGCGACAGCACCGCCCGGCTGGAGGTCGGCGGGCATCCCGTCCGCCTCACCCAGGCGAGCCGCTATCCCTGGGACGGGGCGGTGCGGATCGAGGTCACGGTCGAGGCGCCGACGCGCTTCACCCTGCACCTGCGCATCCCCGGCTGGTGCCCGCAGGCGAGGCTCGCCGTCAACGGCGGGGCGGTCGACCTCGCCGCCGCGACCCGCAACGGCTACGCGACAATCGAGCGCGACTGGCAGAACGGCGACAGCGTCACCCTCGACCTCGCCATGCCGGTGCAGCGCCTCTATGCCAACCCGCAGGTGCGCCAGGACGCCGGCCGGGTGGCGCTCCGGCGCGGGCCGCTGATCTACTGCCTGGAAGCGGTCGACAACCCGGTGCCGCCGAGCCGCATCCGCCTGCCGCGGCAGGCCCGCTTCGAGGCCCGCTTCGAGCCGGATCTGCTGGGCGGGGCAACCGTGCTCGCCGGCGAGGCGGAGGCCGAGGCCGTGCAGGATTGGGACGGGGCGCTCTACCGCAGCGAGCCGCCCGCCGCCGAGCCGGTGCCGATCCGGGCCGTGCCCTATTTCGCCTGGGACAATCGCGAGCCCGGCGAGATGCAGGTCTGGCTGCGCGGCGGCTGA
- a CDS encoding nuclear transport factor 2 family protein gives MDEHEIRQALDRHWAASDANDFDVEHAIYREDAVLEYPQSGERIRGRHNIQASRVAQPNAKRFRVRRIVGTGDLWVTEFILAYDGRPTYSVSVMEFLDGKVARETQYFADAFEPGPSRAAWVEPMG, from the coding sequence ATGGACGAGCATGAGATTCGACAGGCGCTCGATCGCCACTGGGCCGCCTCGGACGCCAATGATTTCGATGTCGAGCACGCCATATACCGGGAGGACGCAGTGCTCGAGTACCCGCAATCGGGAGAACGGATCAGGGGCCGGCACAACATTCAGGCCTCTCGCGTCGCGCAACCGAACGCGAAGCGCTTCCGGGTGCGCCGCATCGTCGGCACGGGCGACCTCTGGGTCACGGAATTCATCCTCGCCTATGACGGCCGGCCGACCTATTCGGTGAGCGTCATGGAGTTCCTCGACGGCAAGGTGGCTCGCGAGACCCAGTATTTTGCCGATGCGTTCGAGCCGGGTCCTTCGCGCGCGGCCTGGGTCGAGCCGATGGGATGA
- a CDS encoding carbohydrate ABC transporter permease: MTAIVHDARASAVRARRVRIGRDQWVGLLYVAPALAFVGVFFILPLGMTGWMSLNDWPLMGTHRFIGLDNYVAILKDLRFWNALRFTAWYTLVVTLAIFAVAFPLALHVERPRPLNGLYRTAYFLPVVVGFASASLLWSWLLNVDAGLFSPAAATLGLTAKKVNLLATFDLAFWSIIVMVVWKVAGFTMVILMTGLQSIPAELQEAARLDGAGAFARLRLITLPLIRRTIALALILSVTGSVLAFDQFYIILRGGPRNQTLTAVYWIFNQSFVSFKLGYGAALSMVLLVILVVLSLVQLRLLRNPEGL; the protein is encoded by the coding sequence ATGACCGCCATCGTCCATGACGCCCGTGCATCCGCCGTGCGGGCGCGCCGCGTCCGCATCGGCCGCGACCAGTGGGTCGGCCTGCTCTACGTCGCGCCGGCGCTCGCCTTCGTCGGGGTGTTCTTCATCCTGCCGCTCGGCATGACCGGCTGGATGTCGCTCAACGACTGGCCGCTGATGGGCACGCACCGCTTCATCGGCCTCGACAACTATGTCGCGATCCTGAAGGACCTGCGCTTCTGGAACGCGCTGAGGTTCACCGCCTGGTACACGCTGGTGGTGACGCTGGCGATCTTCGCGGTGGCCTTCCCGCTGGCGCTCCATGTCGAGCGGCCGCGGCCGCTGAACGGGCTCTACCGCACCGCCTATTTCCTGCCCGTCGTGGTCGGCTTCGCCTCGGCGAGCCTGCTCTGGTCCTGGCTGCTCAACGTCGATGCCGGCCTGTTCAGCCCGGCGGCGGCCACGCTCGGGCTGACGGCGAAGAAGGTCAACCTGCTCGCCACCTTCGACCTCGCCTTCTGGTCGATCATCGTCATGGTGGTGTGGAAGGTCGCAGGCTTCACCATGGTGATCCTGATGACCGGCCTGCAGTCGATCCCGGCCGAGCTGCAGGAGGCGGCGAGGCTCGACGGCGCCGGCGCCTTCGCGCGCCTGCGCCTGATCACCCTGCCGCTGATCCGCCGCACCATCGCGCTGGCGCTGATCCTCTCGGTCACCGGCTCGGTGCTGGCCTTCGACCAGTTCTACATCATCCTGCGCGGCGGCCCGCGCAACCAGACCCTGACCGCGGTCTACTGGATCTTCAACCAGTCCTTCGTGTCGTTCAAGCTCGGCTACGGCGCGGCGCTCTCCATGGTGCTGCTCGTCATCCTGGTCGTGCTCAGCCTGGTGCAGCTCAGGCTGCTGCGCAACCCGGAGGGCCTGTGA
- a CDS encoding LacI family DNA-binding transcriptional regulator, with product MDGVTEETVRRRPATLRDVARAAGVSVATVSKALNDQGRMTAETRARIREVARVLGFRPNGLAQSLLRNRSFTVGLLTNDTYGRFSLPVMAGISEALVDNGVSVFLCHVEDDPRLGQLHVEAMLDKRVDGIIATGKRIDRRLPVDLSQLGIPVIYAFTEPAPGAIAFVSDDAGGARLAVEHLVRLGRRRIAHVTGPASFAVVHTRADACGAALAAAGLPAGAPLIGTWSESWGHAAVETLLAGLEPPDAVFCGNDQIARGVIDGLRERGIRVPGDVAVVGFDNWEIMAGQTRPPLTSVDMNLAALGREAGLTLLSLVDGKPVEPGIRTLPCRLVVRQSCGRPPGG from the coding sequence ATGGACGGTGTCACCGAGGAAACAGTTCGACGCCGCCCGGCAACGCTGCGCGACGTCGCCCGCGCCGCCGGTGTCAGCGTCGCCACTGTCTCCAAGGCGCTCAACGACCAGGGCCGCATGACGGCGGAGACCCGCGCCCGCATCCGCGAGGTGGCCCGGGTGCTCGGCTTCCGGCCGAACGGCCTGGCGCAGAGCCTGTTGCGCAACCGCAGCTTCACCGTCGGGCTGCTCACCAACGACACCTATGGCCGCTTCTCGCTGCCGGTCATGGCCGGCATCTCCGAGGCGCTGGTCGACAACGGCGTCTCGGTGTTCCTGTGCCATGTCGAGGACGATCCGCGGCTCGGCCAGCTCCATGTCGAGGCCATGCTGGACAAGCGCGTCGACGGCATCATCGCCACCGGCAAGCGCATCGACCGGCGCCTGCCGGTCGACCTGTCGCAGCTCGGCATCCCGGTGATCTACGCCTTCACCGAGCCGGCGCCCGGCGCCATCGCCTTCGTCTCCGACGATGCCGGCGGCGCCCGCCTGGCCGTGGAGCACCTGGTGCGGCTCGGGCGCCGGCGCATCGCCCATGTCACCGGGCCGGCGAGCTTCGCCGTGGTCCATACCCGCGCCGACGCCTGCGGCGCCGCGCTCGCCGCCGCCGGCCTGCCGGCCGGCGCGCCGCTGATCGGCACCTGGTCGGAAAGCTGGGGCCATGCCGCGGTCGAGACGCTGCTCGCCGGCCTCGAGCCGCCGGACGCCGTCTTCTGCGGCAATGACCAGATTGCCCGCGGCGTCATCGACGGGCTGCGCGAGCGCGGCATCCGCGTCCCCGGCGACGTCGCCGTCGTCGGCTTCGACAATTGGGAGATCATGGCCGGGCAGACGCGCCCGCCGCTGACCTCGGTCGACATGAACCTCGCCGCGCTCGGGCGCGAGGCGGGGCTGACGCTGCTTTCGCTGGTCGACGGCAAGCCCGTCGAACCCGGCATCCGGACGCTGCCGTGCCGGCTCGTGGTGCGGCAGTCATGCGGCCGCCCGCCGGGCGGCTGA
- a CDS encoding carbohydrate ABC transporter permease, protein MTTAANARRRAGLAGLGHGFGLLVAAIFVAPIAWTVLSSFKPPLEARQPPLPPWPTSGASLQNYVTLDSFGDGLWHAAQNSLYVAGLTVALTVVVSLLAGYGFSRFHFPGKGLLFVLILSTIMIPFQSILTPIFLILTRLGLQNTLTGLVLVYVTLQLPFSIFMMRNAFDAVPREIEEAARIDGAASLALLVKVMLPLVWPGLVTVALFAFLNAWNEFLAALVLMTDQSQFTLPIMMTAVQSGRFGAIDWGAVQAGVTVMMIPCLILFLLLQRYYIRGLTAGAVK, encoded by the coding sequence ATGACCACCGCCGCCAACGCCCGGCGCCGAGCAGGACTCGCCGGGCTCGGGCACGGCTTCGGCCTTCTCGTCGCCGCGATCTTCGTCGCCCCGATCGCCTGGACGGTGCTCTCCAGCTTCAAGCCGCCGCTCGAGGCGCGCCAGCCCCCGCTGCCGCCCTGGCCGACATCGGGCGCCTCGCTGCAGAACTACGTGACGCTCGACAGCTTCGGCGACGGCCTCTGGCATGCCGCGCAGAACAGCCTCTACGTCGCCGGCCTCACCGTCGCGCTCACGGTCGTGGTCAGCCTGCTCGCCGGCTACGGCTTCTCGCGCTTCCACTTCCCCGGCAAGGGCCTCCTCTTCGTCCTGATCCTGTCGACGATCATGATCCCGTTCCAGTCGATCCTGACGCCGATCTTCCTGATCCTGACCCGGCTCGGCCTGCAGAACACCCTCACCGGGCTGGTGCTGGTCTATGTGACGCTGCAGCTGCCCTTCTCGATCTTCATGATGCGCAACGCCTTCGACGCCGTGCCGCGCGAGATCGAGGAGGCCGCCCGCATCGACGGGGCGGCCAGCCTGGCGCTGCTCGTCAAGGTGATGCTGCCGCTGGTCTGGCCGGGCCTCGTCACCGTGGCGCTCTTCGCCTTCCTCAACGCCTGGAACGAGTTCCTGGCCGCGCTGGTGCTGATGACCGACCAGTCGCAGTTCACCCTGCCGATCATGATGACCGCGGTGCAGTCCGGCCGCTTCGGCGCCATCGACTGGGGCGCCGTCCAGGCCGGGGTCACCGTGATGATGATCCCCTGCCTGATCCTCTTCCTCCTGCTGCAGCGCTACTACATCCGCGGCCTGACCGCCGGCGCGGTGAAATAG